The Paenibacillus sp. FSL H7-0357 nucleotide sequence GTACAGCAGGCCATAGAGCTGCGGAATGTAAGCAAGAAGCGGCGCAGCAGGACAATAGGGCCGCTTAATCTGAATCTCCCGCAAGGCTATATTACCGCACTGGTGGGCCAGAACGGCTCCGGCAAAAGCACGTTACTTCATATGCTGCTGCAGCTGACCTTTCCGGAGGAAGGCGAGATCCTCTGGTTTGAAGAGCAGCACAAGGCAGGTCTGCCGCTTGAACTACGCCAGAGCATTGCCTATGTGCCGGAAACCCCGCTAACGGAGGAGAATTACTGGACCTCAGATGAGGCCGCCGAATTCCGCCGGCATTGGTACCCTTCCTGGGATCATGGCTACTTTCAGGAGCTGCAGGATAAATTTGAAGTGCCGAGGGGAGCCAAGCTGGGCAAGATGTCCAAAGGTGAACGCCGTAAATTCGAGATTGCCGCTGCGCTGGCTTCCCGGCCCCGGCTGCTGCTGCTGGATGAGCCCTCCTCGGGTCTCGACCCCTTCGCCTGGAAGAGTATGATTGAGTCGATCCGCAAGTATATGGATGAGAGCGATGCGACCGTTGTTATCTCCACCCATATCGTCGAGGAGGTTCGGCGGCTGGCTGATTTTATTGTGCTGATGCATCGGGGGCAGC carries:
- a CDS encoding ATP-binding cassette domain-containing protein; the encoded protein is MVQQAIELRNVSKKRRSRTIGPLNLNLPQGYITALVGQNGSGKSTLLHMLLQLTFPEEGEILWFEEQHKAGLPLELRQSIAYVPETPLTEENYWTSDEAAEFRRHWYPSWDHGYFQELQDKFEVPRGAKLGKMSKGERRKFEIAAALASRPRLLLLDEPSSGLDPFAWKSMIESIRKYMDESDATVVISTHIVEEVRRLADFIVLMHRGQLLGMAEKDSLFGSWSEVWVSVQDEEELRELAAELPGAQQFALETPGVASFITQQFNQNEKRIQDLGVKVIKSRSLELDEILSLWTQGHRPILIDQKRGD